The following are encoded together in the Echinicola jeungdonensis genome:
- the hppD gene encoding 4-hydroxyphenylpyruvate dioxygenase, with amino-acid sequence MEHDFLPIIGTDHIELYVGNAKQSALYYQYAFGYRLVAYAGPETGIRDRASYVLEQGKIRLVLTSPLFDVHPISTHIKKHGDGVKVIALEVSDAEKSWEETTSRGASSYQEPRTLEDEFGTVTISSIHTYGEVIHTFVDRKNYNGPFLPQFMERKSQYSSQPVGFKFIDHCVGNVGWGEMNKWVNFYEKVMGFSLLVTFDDKDISTEYSALMSKVVANGNGYIKFPINEPAKGKKKSQIEEYLDYYNSPGVQHIAIATDDIIFTVEELRKRGVEFLEVPPTYYDDLHNRVGEIDENIKSLQNLNILVDRDKEGYLLQIFTKPVQDRPTLFYEIIQRKGARSFGKGNFKALFEAIEREQELRGNL; translated from the coding sequence ATGGAACATGACTTTCTCCCCATAATAGGCACTGACCATATCGAACTTTATGTAGGCAATGCTAAGCAGTCTGCACTTTATTACCAATATGCATTTGGTTACCGGCTGGTAGCCTATGCAGGTCCAGAAACGGGCATCCGTGACAGGGCTTCCTATGTTTTGGAACAAGGAAAAATAAGGTTGGTGCTTACCAGCCCTCTTTTTGATGTCCACCCTATTTCCACCCACATAAAAAAACACGGTGATGGAGTCAAAGTCATTGCCTTGGAGGTGAGTGATGCGGAAAAATCCTGGGAAGAAACCACTTCCCGCGGGGCTTCTTCCTACCAGGAACCCCGAACACTCGAGGACGAATTCGGAACAGTGACCATTTCTTCTATTCATACATATGGAGAAGTCATTCACACCTTTGTGGACAGAAAAAACTATAATGGCCCCTTTCTCCCTCAATTCATGGAAAGAAAAAGCCAATATTCCAGCCAACCGGTTGGGTTTAAATTTATTGATCACTGTGTAGGAAATGTGGGGTGGGGTGAAATGAACAAATGGGTGAATTTTTATGAAAAAGTAATGGGATTCAGCTTGTTGGTCACCTTTGATGACAAAGACATTTCCACTGAATATTCAGCCTTAATGTCCAAGGTGGTAGCCAATGGCAATGGGTATATTAAGTTTCCAATCAATGAGCCTGCCAAAGGAAAGAAAAAATCCCAGATTGAAGAATATTTAGACTATTACAACAGCCCTGGGGTACAGCATATTGCGATTGCTACTGATGATATCATCTTTACAGTTGAAGAATTAAGAAAAAGAGGGGTGGAATTTTTAGAAGTCCCTCCCACTTATTATGATGACTTGCATAACAGGGTTGGGGAAATCGATGAAAATATTAAATCGCTACAGAACCTTAATATACTGGTGGACAGGGACAAAGAAGGTTACCTTTTACAAATCTTCACCAAACCTGTTCAGGACAGGCCCACCTTATTTTATGAAATCATCCAGCGTAAAGGTGCCAGATCATTTGGAAAAGGCAATTTCAAAGCTTTGTTTGAGGCCATTGAAAGGGAACAGGAACTGAGAGGGAATCTATAA
- a CDS encoding phospho-sugar mutase, producing MTDTSIITKAKTWLKSNIDQKAKDQIKALMEAEDQSELVDAFYKDLEFGTGGLRGLMGVGSNRMNVYTVGMATQGLANYLLKSFPNQEIKVAITHDSRINNTLFAETTANVFTANGIKVMYFKEMRPTPVLSYAIRYYGCQSGVMVTASHNPKEYNGYKVYWDDGGQVVAPHDKNIIQEVQKIRSIDDVKWDKNEELFEYIGKGLDLSYLDDIKKLSLSPKAILTQKDMPIVFSPIHGASGKMVPAALKVFGFENIHVVKEQAEPDGNFPTVIYPNPEEAEALNLSLKLGKEVKAELILACDPDGDRYAAAIPNEKGEFELLNGNQTGSILTYYLLELWRKRGKFTGDQFMVNTIVTTELIDEICKGYDVPCYSVLTGFKNIANLIRKYEGKKQFIGGGEESYGYLVGDKVRDKDGVSACAMLAEVVAYYKERGMTLFDVLAEIYQEYGFYKESLISVTKKGKDGAEQIQELMRGFRNNRPETINGVKVTKVVDVQESKVYDMVNGKEEPLNMDKSNVIQFYLEDGSKISARPSGTEPKIKYYISVNEHLPNRGAYRAVETHLAKRIDELKKFFG from the coding sequence ATGACAGACACATCCATAATCACCAAAGCCAAAACCTGGCTAAAGAGTAATATTGATCAAAAAGCAAAAGACCAAATTAAAGCCCTGATGGAGGCAGAAGACCAGTCAGAGTTGGTTGATGCCTTTTATAAAGACCTTGAATTCGGAACCGGTGGGCTTCGTGGCCTGATGGGAGTAGGCTCCAATCGAATGAACGTCTATACGGTAGGCATGGCCACTCAGGGACTGGCCAATTACCTGTTGAAATCATTCCCCAATCAAGAGATCAAAGTAGCCATTACCCATGATTCCAGGATCAACAATACCCTTTTTGCTGAAACAACCGCTAATGTCTTTACAGCAAATGGGATCAAAGTCATGTATTTTAAAGAAATGAGGCCTACCCCCGTCCTATCTTATGCTATCCGTTATTATGGCTGCCAAAGCGGGGTTATGGTAACCGCCTCCCACAACCCTAAGGAGTACAATGGATACAAAGTATATTGGGATGATGGAGGACAAGTAGTAGCTCCTCATGACAAAAACATCATCCAGGAAGTACAAAAAATCAGATCCATAGATGATGTAAAATGGGATAAGAATGAAGAATTGTTCGAATATATCGGTAAAGGACTGGACCTCAGCTACCTGGATGACATCAAGAAACTGAGCTTATCACCAAAAGCCATCTTGACCCAAAAAGACATGCCCATTGTCTTTTCTCCTATCCACGGGGCTTCAGGAAAAATGGTTCCAGCCGCTTTGAAGGTTTTTGGTTTCGAAAACATCCATGTGGTCAAGGAACAAGCTGAACCGGATGGCAATTTTCCAACAGTGATCTATCCCAATCCGGAGGAAGCAGAAGCACTTAACTTATCTTTGAAGCTTGGAAAAGAAGTCAAAGCAGAACTTATCCTGGCCTGTGACCCAGATGGAGACCGTTATGCTGCTGCCATTCCTAATGAAAAAGGTGAATTTGAGCTGCTCAATGGAAACCAAACCGGTTCTATTCTTACCTATTATTTACTTGAGCTTTGGAGAAAAAGAGGCAAGTTTACCGGTGATCAATTTATGGTAAACACCATCGTTACTACCGAATTGATCGATGAGATTTGCAAGGGTTATGATGTACCTTGTTATTCTGTATTGACTGGTTTTAAGAATATTGCCAACCTGATCCGGAAATACGAAGGCAAAAAACAGTTTATCGGAGGCGGTGAGGAAAGCTATGGTTACCTTGTGGGTGACAAAGTAAGGGATAAAGATGGCGTTTCTGCCTGCGCTATGCTTGCAGAGGTGGTTGCCTATTACAAGGAAAGAGGGATGACTCTTTTTGATGTTTTAGCAGAAATTTACCAGGAATATGGTTTCTATAAGGAATCCCTCATCTCTGTCACCAAAAAAGGCAAAGATGGAGCCGAACAGATCCAGGAATTAATGCGCGGCTTCCGGAATAACCGGCCGGAAACCATCAATGGTGTGAAAGTCACCAAAGTTGTTGATGTGCAGGAAAGCAAAGTGTATGATATGGTCAATGGCAAAGAAGAACCCTTGAACATGGACAAATCTAATGTTATCCAGTTTTACCTGGAGGATGGCAGCAAAATCTCTGCAAGGCCTTCTGGTACTGAGCCCAAGATCAAATACTATATTTCCGTCAATGAGCACTTACCCAACCGCGGTGCCTACCGCGCAGTAGAGACTCATCTAGCAAAGAGAATTGATGAATTGAAAAAGTTTTTTGGGTAA
- a CDS encoding LytR/AlgR family response regulator transcription factor, protein MKAKELLLIQPNWNPPLNIFYEEAEFPPDYSIKRMEMGEMAVKYLKRNKIDLAIINLEGIQKDVMKELIILSHLLNDDFEIPFILLSEWICSEVRREIYNSSPSAHLLKPIDAAQLSVTIERILQCGMVSPNNPLPYDLNGGKSYPGNDSFFIREKGVYHKIILDDLEKVVSDGDIIYIHLKSGLGPFTASLCLKKFQKQFPFPSLQRINKSCIINLRHLSKFDNNYVWVNEKPILIGARYKKEFLKKVKIVRTG, encoded by the coding sequence ATGAAAGCTAAGGAACTTTTGCTGATCCAGCCCAATTGGAATCCTCCATTAAATATTTTTTATGAAGAGGCTGAATTTCCTCCTGATTATTCCATAAAAAGGATGGAAATGGGGGAAATGGCTGTCAAATATTTAAAACGTAATAAAATTGATTTGGCAATTATTAACCTGGAGGGCATTCAGAAAGATGTAATGAAGGAGTTAATAATTTTGAGCCATTTGTTAAATGATGATTTTGAAATTCCATTTATCTTATTGTCGGAATGGATATGTTCTGAAGTCAGGAGGGAAATATACAATAGTAGTCCTAGTGCCCATTTATTAAAACCCATTGATGCTGCTCAATTATCGGTAACAATTGAGAGAATATTACAGTGCGGAATGGTCAGCCCCAATAACCCATTACCTTATGATTTGAATGGGGGAAAGTCCTATCCGGGTAATGACAGCTTTTTCATCAGGGAAAAAGGGGTTTACCACAAGATAATCCTTGATGATCTGGAAAAAGTAGTGTCAGATGGGGATATAATTTATATCCATTTGAAATCAGGTTTGGGGCCATTTACGGCTTCCTTATGCTTGAAGAAATTTCAAAAGCAATTTCCCTTTCCGTCCCTCCAAAGGATTAATAAATCTTGTATTATTAACCTTAGACATCTTTCTAAATTTGACAATAATTATGTGTGGGTCAATGAAAAACCTATTCTGATTGGGGCCCGCTACAAAAAAGAATTTTTAAAAAAAGTAAAAATTGTTCGAACCGGTTGA
- a CDS encoding T9SS type A sorting domain-containing protein, giving the protein MRFKIYLIFVLAMVIGCSAFSQQISQGEYFFNHYVDFGEGTSFSLNDQEANLDVDISSLPAGINKIYTRVKNENGLWSLTTQSTFYKYQAPQNLKMVEAEYFIDDYVDFGKGNTLALEEGSGDYLIELDGLSPGIHLLYIRAKNNLGQWSQLNKSVFYVEDGELAKIVALHYRFVGEDFTSESYVFEDFEPSTEVVLDQNDFMANSEGLEEGKTYKMLLTAVNEKGQSSFRYTISFVYSEVAQITIESIETVDLTCFEANDGNATINATLAGKDLEYSLDGENYVSNSTFENLSAGDYTAYIREANNAENVVEESFFITSPALLELTVQGLNQPNCPGDETGGFNIAVSGGTAPYEYKLSSQEKFKSENSFGNLGEGSYTVNVRDANGCDQIIEVDISPLGERPSVPTIEVLEGSTITLQSSNSGNNQWFKDGEIIPEATGQTYEVLEEGAYQVMVTNSTGCTAISESLEIGPITLENIETEALSCFESNDGSATINATVEKGELEYSLDGQNYTSENTFGDLAAGNYTGYIREVGEPAYVIEPNFTITRPAKLMAEVGSISHPNCPNEASGNFTISTTGGTAPYNYSLSGQGGNQEANSFENLQEGDYTVTVKDANGCSAAVAVNISAQGEAPAIPTIGIEGMDEISAELFLESSSAQNNQWLKDGEEIPGATGQTLDVTEAGSYQVRVTGSSGCTSISEPVAITSSPEISDLDIKLYPNPVEDVVQIEFGRETLLERIRVYNANGILIRDIENPFGPSNSFFVDLSGYTSGIYTIQVEGYGLFERLRLIKK; this is encoded by the coding sequence ATGAGGTTCAAGATTTACTTGATTTTTGTATTGGCCATGGTCATCGGCTGTTCGGCATTTTCCCAACAAATCAGTCAGGGTGAATATTTTTTCAATCACTACGTTGATTTTGGGGAAGGTACTTCCTTTAGTTTAAATGACCAGGAGGCCAATTTGGATGTTGATATCAGCAGTCTTCCTGCTGGGATCAATAAGATATATACCCGGGTAAAAAATGAAAATGGTTTATGGTCCCTGACCACCCAAAGTACATTTTATAAATACCAGGCCCCTCAAAACCTGAAAATGGTGGAAGCGGAATATTTTATCGATGATTATGTGGATTTTGGAAAAGGGAATACGCTTGCTCTTGAAGAAGGGAGTGGGGATTACCTGATCGAATTGGATGGACTGTCTCCGGGAATCCACCTTTTGTATATCCGGGCCAAAAACAATTTGGGGCAATGGTCCCAGCTTAACAAAAGTGTTTTCTATGTTGAGGATGGTGAATTGGCCAAAATAGTTGCCCTTCATTATCGCTTCGTTGGGGAAGACTTTACCAGTGAATCCTATGTGTTTGAGGATTTTGAACCTTCCACCGAGGTGGTATTGGATCAAAACGATTTTATGGCCAATTCGGAAGGTTTGGAAGAGGGAAAAACCTATAAGATGCTATTGACAGCGGTCAATGAAAAAGGCCAAAGCAGTTTTAGGTATACCATTAGCTTCGTTTATTCCGAGGTAGCCCAAATCACCATTGAAAGCATAGAAACCGTTGATTTGACTTGTTTTGAGGCTAATGATGGAAATGCAACCATCAATGCTACTCTTGCAGGAAAAGACTTGGAATATAGTTTGGACGGTGAAAACTATGTTTCCAATTCCACCTTCGAAAATCTCTCAGCAGGAGATTACACGGCCTATATTAGAGAAGCCAACAATGCTGAAAATGTGGTAGAGGAAAGTTTCTTCATTACTTCACCTGCCTTGCTTGAGTTAACAGTGCAGGGATTGAACCAACCTAATTGCCCAGGGGATGAGACCGGTGGATTTAATATTGCCGTTTCAGGAGGAACAGCGCCTTATGAATATAAATTGTCCTCTCAGGAGAAATTCAAATCTGAAAATAGTTTTGGTAACCTGGGAGAGGGGTCATATACGGTGAATGTGCGGGATGCTAATGGTTGTGATCAAATTATTGAAGTTGATATTTCTCCTCTTGGTGAACGTCCTTCTGTTCCAACTATTGAGGTTTTGGAAGGATCTACCATTACCTTACAATCCAGTAACTCCGGAAATAATCAATGGTTTAAAGATGGAGAAATCATTCCAGAAGCTACCGGACAAACCTATGAAGTCCTTGAAGAAGGAGCTTATCAAGTGATGGTTACCAATTCCACAGGCTGTACAGCTATTTCCGAATCCCTAGAAATAGGACCAATTACTTTGGAAAATATTGAGACTGAAGCTTTGTCCTGTTTTGAGTCCAATGATGGTTCAGCAACCATTAATGCTACTGTTGAAAAAGGAGAGCTGGAATATAGCTTAGATGGCCAAAACTATACAAGTGAAAATACATTTGGGGATTTAGCTGCAGGAAATTACACTGGATACATTAGGGAAGTTGGAGAGCCTGCCTATGTTATTGAACCAAACTTTACCATTACAAGGCCTGCCAAATTAATGGCGGAAGTTGGAAGTATTAGCCACCCAAATTGTCCCAATGAGGCTTCAGGAAACTTTACCATAAGCACAACTGGAGGAACGGCACCATATAACTATAGCCTATCCGGGCAGGGAGGCAATCAGGAAGCTAACTCCTTTGAAAACCTTCAGGAGGGTGATTATACAGTTACCGTAAAAGATGCTAATGGATGTTCCGCTGCAGTTGCGGTTAATATCAGTGCCCAAGGGGAAGCCCCTGCTATCCCAACCATTGGAATAGAAGGTATGGATGAAATTTCTGCTGAGTTGTTCTTAGAATCCAGCAGTGCCCAAAATAACCAATGGTTAAAAGATGGGGAAGAAATTCCAGGAGCAACCGGTCAAACCCTAGATGTTACAGAAGCAGGAAGTTATCAGGTTAGAGTGACCGGATCTTCTGGATGTACTTCCATCTCAGAACCTGTGGCCATTACTTCCTCCCCGGAAATATCCGATTTGGATATCAAACTTTATCCTAATCCTGTAGAGGACGTCGTTCAGATTGAATTTGGAAGGGAAACGCTTCTTGAGAGGATACGGGTTTATAATGCAAATGGTATTCTAATAAGGGATATTGAAAATCCATTTGGTCCATCTAATAGTTTCTTTGTTGACTTAAGTGGATACACTTCCGGAATCTATACCATTCAGGTTGAAGGTTATGGCTTATTTGAGAGATTGAGACTAATTAAAAAATAG
- a CDS encoding CARDB domain-containing protein, with the protein MEKQIKLNNIFLLIVTIVVGCLTACMDDIDDITPANDAEKNNIYMAQASVARPDLSPWQNPAGMDESDITLSAAPADGTPVTVSVDVTNYGDAAVNTADDPVAVRLKGNGANIATDADATNDTKTIDDGTVINPGESVTVSFTWTPDSDNGTTGIAANVDSNGVIFESNEGNNITIKSVNIDAGNNAAPASIAGFEKPLITDDPSTPDIEILAVKKRSHRAIPVKFTMFDENGVELTDQNLPEGAAPTISVWFNPEASGSGTTAIESDLLSTGGIDTGYDFRYEDDHWVYNLSTKGLKDSGNYTIEVNSGDDSVYLINQDTNQISFQRK; encoded by the coding sequence ATGGAAAAACAAATAAAGTTGAATAATATATTCTTGTTAATAGTCACGATAGTAGTCGGTTGTCTTACCGCGTGTATGGATGATATTGACGATATCACGCCGGCCAATGATGCCGAGAAGAATAATATTTATATGGCCCAGGCCAGTGTAGCGAGGCCGGATCTCTCCCCGTGGCAAAATCCGGCCGGGATGGATGAAAGTGATATCACCTTAAGCGCGGCGCCGGCAGACGGTACGCCGGTTACGGTTTCTGTTGATGTCACCAATTACGGCGATGCGGCGGTAAACACGGCCGATGATCCTGTCGCCGTGCGGTTAAAAGGCAATGGCGCTAATATTGCAACCGATGCCGATGCAACCAACGATACCAAGACCATTGATGACGGCACGGTGATTAATCCGGGCGAAAGCGTGACCGTGTCATTTACATGGACGCCGGATAGCGATAACGGCACGACGGGTATTGCCGCGAATGTTGATTCGAATGGTGTAATTTTTGAAAGTAATGAAGGCAACAATATCACCATTAAATCCGTGAACATTGATGCCGGGAATAATGCGGCGCCGGCCAGTATCGCCGGTTTTGAAAAGCCGCTGATTACCGATGATCCGAGCACGCCGGACATTGAAATTCTGGCGGTTAAAAAGCGCAGCCACCGGGCTATTCCGGTGAAGTTCACAATGTTTGATGAAAACGGTGTTGAGCTGACGGATCAGAACCTGCCGGAAGGCGCGGCGCCGACCATAAGCGTTTGGTTTAATCCAGAAGCATCCGGTAGTGGCACAACAGCGATTGAATCCGACCTGTTAAGCACGGGCGGAATCGATACAGGTTATGATTTCCGGTACGAGGATGATCATTGGGTTTACAATCTTTCAACAAAAGGGCTGAAAGATTCCGGTAATTATACCATCGAGGTGAACTCCGGCGATGATAGCGTTTATCTGATCAACCAAGACACCAATCAAATTTCTTTTCAGCGAAAATAA
- a CDS encoding LytR/AlgR family response regulator transcription factor — translation MIKAIIIDDEIHCIERLKKILLNHFSMSIQLVGTYKTVSGGKKAIEILNPDLIFLDIQLKSQSGFDLLNEIGKVNIHVIFTTAFEEYAIKAFKFNAIDYLLKPIDPSELADAIVRLQGEMKKNQQSEKFEILFKSLCEEKKSNKKIAVPTMNGLVILNISDIIRCQSDVNYTYIFLESGEKMMVSKSLKEFELLLKDYQFYRVHNSHLVNLDFIKSYFKGKGGYLELLDGSSVEVSSRRKSGLLVKLNKG, via the coding sequence ATGATAAAAGCAATAATAATAGACGATGAAATACATTGTATAGAGCGATTAAAAAAAATTCTACTCAACCATTTTTCTATGTCCATTCAATTGGTGGGGACTTATAAAACTGTTTCAGGAGGGAAAAAGGCCATAGAAATTCTGAATCCTGATTTAATATTTTTGGACATTCAGTTAAAAAGTCAAAGCGGTTTTGATCTTTTAAATGAAATAGGAAAGGTAAATATCCATGTGATATTTACCACTGCCTTTGAAGAGTATGCCATTAAAGCATTTAAGTTTAATGCAATAGACTATTTATTAAAACCCATCGATCCTTCGGAATTAGCTGATGCTATTGTGCGACTACAAGGGGAAATGAAGAAAAACCAGCAATCTGAAAAGTTTGAAATACTTTTTAAGTCCCTTTGTGAGGAGAAAAAATCAAATAAAAAAATAGCCGTTCCAACAATGAATGGTTTGGTGATTCTAAATATTTCAGATATTATCCGATGTCAATCAGATGTAAACTACACCTATATATTTTTGGAAAGTGGAGAAAAAATGATGGTGTCTAAAAGTTTGAAAGAGTTTGAATTACTTTTGAAAGATTATCAGTTTTATAGGGTGCATAACTCTCATTTGGTGAATTTGGATTTTATTAAAAGTTATTTTAAAGGAAAAGGTGGATACCTTGAGTTATTAGATGGCTCTAGCGTGGAGGTTTCTTCAAGGAGGAAGTCCGGACTTTTGGTAAAACTTAATAAAGGCTGA
- a CDS encoding sensor histidine kinase: MMKILAFIFVFYIFDALSSLSWKLHPTLWSHFQSSPACEVPKSFLNETPNIFLQLLYRKGNVADNQVENQYRLWAAILLFSTISLIGFLMYKRRRDVQEKKRLAILKYQLHQSELKVMGSQLNPHFIFNSLNSISYFIAVNDSEKADQFLLRFSKLMRKVLENSGQTEIILADEMETLNLYLELESERLNHAFECEVKIDPEIDQTNTLVPPMILQPFIENSIWNGYAGNDKKGKIVIHIKNDKKMLCCIIDDKGRDINNSFIPTYIKNNFTKATKGVQFTKTRIETINKMNNRKGKVNFIDLNNGLRIELELPLELNF, from the coding sequence ATGATGAAAATTTTAGCCTTCATTTTTGTTTTCTATATTTTTGACGCCCTTTCAAGTTTGTCGTGGAAATTACATCCAACATTATGGAGTCATTTCCAATCCAGCCCAGCTTGTGAGGTACCTAAAAGCTTTCTTAACGAGACGCCTAACATTTTCCTTCAGTTGCTATACCGGAAAGGAAATGTAGCTGATAATCAGGTGGAAAATCAATATAGATTATGGGCTGCCATTTTACTTTTTTCGACTATTTCGTTGATTGGTTTCTTAATGTATAAAAGAAGAAGGGACGTTCAGGAAAAAAAAAGGTTGGCCATTTTAAAATATCAACTCCATCAATCTGAATTAAAAGTTATGGGATCCCAGTTGAATCCCCATTTTATTTTTAATTCACTCAATTCAATAAGTTATTTTATTGCTGTAAACGACTCTGAAAAAGCTGACCAGTTTTTGTTGCGGTTTTCCAAATTGATGAGGAAAGTTTTAGAAAACTCAGGGCAAACAGAAATTATCTTAGCGGATGAAATGGAGACCTTAAATCTGTATTTGGAGCTTGAATCTGAAAGATTAAATCATGCTTTTGAATGTGAAGTTAAGATAGATCCGGAAATAGATCAAACCAACACATTGGTGCCTCCAATGATTTTGCAACCATTTATTGAAAATAGTATTTGGAACGGATATGCCGGAAATGACAAAAAAGGAAAAATTGTCATCCACATTAAAAATGACAAAAAAATGCTTTGCTGTATTATAGATGACAAAGGGAGGGATATCAATAATTCCTTTATCCCTACTTATATAAAAAACAATTTTACAAAGGCAACCAAGGGAGTCCAATTTACTAAGACAAGGATTGAAACCATCAATAAAATGAATAATAGAAAGGGAAAAGTTAATTTTATTGACTTAAATAATGGACTTAGGATAGAACTGGAGCTTCCCTTGGAATTAAACTTCTAA
- the truA gene encoding tRNA pseudouridine(38-40) synthase TruA, producing the protein MKSKPFTYFFRVQYLGHRYHGWQKQPGVKTIQGMLERSFKVLLGHLDFNILGAGRTDSGVSCLGGAFELFSVSRLELNGLIKQINLILPDDIRILSAQEVDSSFNIIQDVKEKEYRYHFASGTKPHPFGSPFLVVMPKSLDIEMMKEGANIFTGEHDFRRFCLKPNSETQFRREVAHCEIVPNEEGDLWFHSGPRYELRVRGKGFLRNQVRIMMGALFEVGMGKLQLDDLKAALNSNEISPLSRKAPANGLVLQQVVF; encoded by the coding sequence ATGAAAAGCAAACCATTTACCTATTTTTTTCGGGTCCAATATTTGGGGCACCGGTACCATGGCTGGCAAAAGCAACCTGGTGTGAAAACTATCCAGGGGATGTTGGAAAGGAGTTTTAAAGTCCTTTTAGGGCATTTGGATTTTAATATTTTAGGAGCAGGAAGGACAGATTCAGGCGTGTCTTGTTTGGGTGGTGCATTCGAACTTTTTTCTGTAAGTCGCCTGGAATTGAATGGTCTTATAAAGCAGATCAATTTAATATTGCCGGACGATATCAGGATTTTATCCGCACAAGAGGTAGATTCTAGTTTTAATATTATCCAGGATGTTAAGGAAAAGGAATATCGGTACCATTTTGCCTCTGGTACCAAACCCCATCCGTTTGGTTCTCCATTTTTAGTGGTAATGCCCAAGTCCCTGGATATAGAAATGATGAAAGAAGGGGCAAATATCTTTACAGGAGAACATGACTTCCGTAGATTTTGCTTGAAACCCAATTCGGAAACCCAATTTAGAAGAGAAGTGGCCCATTGCGAGATTGTTCCCAATGAAGAGGGAGATTTATGGTTTCATTCCGGGCCAAGATATGAGTTGCGGGTAAGGGGTAAAGGGTTCCTAAGAAACCAGGTGAGGATCATGATGGGAGCCTTGTTTGAGGTAGGAATGGGGAAGCTCCAACTAGATGACCTAAAGGCCGCCCTCAACAGTAATGAAATAAGCCCATTGAGTAGAAAGGCCCCTGCCAATGGATTGGTATTGCAGCAGGTGGTGTTTTGA